CTGCATCCATTGAAGCCGCCGCCGTTGCAATATTGAGCACCTTGTATGCGGTATCAAGAGTTCCTTGCGAAGCGATAATAGCCACTTTGCGCGCCATACCGAATTCCTCCTTTTAAATTTAATAGCCTCTCGGCATTCGCCGAGGCAGGTGGGACAAGGTTTTTCTTGTTCCATCCAAACTGCTTTCCTCCTACTTTCGTAGGAGGATTTTCGGTCGTACCTTCTACACGAAAACCAGTGATGATCCAAGGCTGTTCCCGAAGACTCCACGCGACTGGCGAAAAGTCGAAGCTGATTTACAAGCGCCGCACCTCCATCGAGCGGTCCAACAAACGGGAGAAGCTCGATTACAAGTTGGAATCCGGCAGGCACCGCTCTACCATGATGTGGTACATGCGTATCTATGGCATTATGATCTGTCAGCGCATTGATGCGTGGCACGTTAGCCAAAAGGAGCAGTGGGATCCACTTCGGTCAACGATTTGCCCTGCTGCCGCCTAATTTTTTAAAAAACTCCTCTTTTTCATCGGGGTGGTCTGCCTATTTTTGAAAATGGGTTTCATTTTCCACTTTTTCCAGTTCAAAAACGTCAGTTTCTAGCTACCGCCCCCTTCAGCAGCACTCGAATTCCGAGAGGCTATTTTATTTAAAATCCTGTAACTCTTCTCAAACAGAATCCTTCTGTTCCATCAAGCGATCCAACCTCTCCGACAGCTGCGGATCTTCACAAAGCAAAACCAGTTCTCCCATCGATACCCCTTTTCGAAACGAACCCTGCAGCGCCAGCTCATTATCCTTGATTCTCCCTTTGGATGACAAGCTGCCAATGTCCGACAGAGGGAGGCTTTCCCGGACCCTGAGGCGCCAGTTCGGCAGTCATGAACAGACGGTACCCCTCAATCGTCTCGTAATACGGCAGGTGATCCATTCGCCCGAAGTTGATGTTGCGCAGCGCATCGTTGATCTCCATCAAAAAATCCAATCGGTCATCGAACCAGGGGGCTATCCTGGACAGGGGGAGCTGCTCCCTTCTTTTCATGCTTGGCGACCTCCGTTTCGCGGCTGGTCATCCGTACGGACAGGATTCGGAATTGGCATTTTCCACCCATCGCTCACACGCTGCGCGACCGCACTGAACAATTCCGCCTCATATAGTCCGAAGCGGCCGACTTGCTGTGACTTGACAGCCAGCACTCCCTGCACCAATCCCGAACGGATGATGGGCAGGGCCACTTCAGAGCGGGTTTGCAAGCCGTCTTTAAGGTTTCCGTGAAAGCGCCGGACATCTTCAACAATTTGCACAACGCGATCGAATGCCGCTGAACCCACAATCCCCTGACCCCAGCCAATGCGCGGCAGCGTCGGCTTGCCTTGAAAGGGTCCCAGCGTCAAGTCGCCTCCGACGCTCTCCGTCACGTACCAGCCGAGCCAGCTGACCTCCGGCAGTGAATGAAATAAAAATGCGCTGACATTGCAAAGATTGGCCAAAAAATCCGTATCCCGATTCCACCATTCATCCACTTGCTTCAGCATTTCCGGCAAGGCGACCTCACTGCCGTGATTCCGTTCCTCAGCCATATCCGTACGCTCCTTAGAATGTCACGAAGATATCCGCTTCGGCAGCCATTTCATTGACGGCGGTGCCTCCGACGACTCCTTCAATTTCTATCAAATCATCCACCGTGCAAT
This sequence is a window from Ferviditalea candida. Protein-coding genes within it:
- a CDS encoding GAF domain-containing protein — its product is MAEERNHGSEVALPEMLKQVDEWWNRDTDFLANLCNVSAFLFHSLPEVSWLGWYVTESVGGDLTLGPFQGKPTLPRIGWGQGIVGSAAFDRVVQIVEDVRRFHGNLKDGLQTRSEVALPIIRSGLVQGVLAVKSQQVGRFGLYEAELFSAVAQRVSDGWKMPIPNPVRTDDQPRNGGRQA